Proteins encoded together in one Solanum lycopersicum chromosome 7, SLM_r2.1 window:
- the LOC138337293 gene encoding uncharacterized protein: protein MGNPMAHFRAYYDQLVGVGGDEALLMQLFNRSLCGEALECFTSHATRQWPNWNALAKDFIDRFAYNIEIIPNRYSLEKMKQKSTESYREFAYRWRKEAARVRPPINEKEIIEVFVRMQEPKYYDRIMLIIGAKKIARVAASPGSSGLLRKKREEVAAISYGGRKTPRRSLYSQGCSRTSPKSYQACYTQSSHPNNQNAASIYSNVQAPVYQSLPLNYQSPSLIYPNHSPSYQIISPYQGVSPNCGNVQSSYRAPPPVHQIQAPLYQNSPPNYLDPSPNYQTNPYRRSQAPRPNTRSYQQVPPHQQGSYDPPQPRFEKRPSGNFTALAESRTKLYERLVTNGYIHPMGPKPMDVNSKFYKPDQRYAYHSNSVGHDNKDCINLKHKIQDLIDQEVVSLQPAAPNVKINPLSNHGGSNVNMIQTDKDWCGTKNITPIIHDDLERVVASLSFKEKREFVILTPAKAVALVPSETLAKPKFVI from the exons ATGGGCAACCCTATGGCTCATTTTAGAGCCTACTATGACCAGCTCGTGGGAGTTGGAGGGGATGAAGCTTTGCTGATGCAGCTTTTCAATCGAAGCCTGTGTGGAGAAGCTCTTGAATGTTTTACCTCGCATGCAACCAGGCAATGGCCCAACTGGAATGCATTGGCCAAAGATTTCATCGATCGATTTGCCTACAACATAGAAATTATTCCCAATCGATACTCTTTGGAGAAAATGAAGCAAAAATCAACCGAAAGCTATAGGGAGTTCGCCTATAGGTGGAGAAAAGAAGCGGCAAGGGTGAGACCACCCATAAATGAGAAAGAAATCATTGAAGTGTTCGTGCGCATGCAAGAGCCGAAATATTATGATAGAATCATGCTGATTATTGGAGCAAA GAAAATAGCCCGCGTAGCCGCATCACCTGGATCTTCAGGGTtgttgagaaagaaaagagaagaagtcGCTGCTATTTCATATGGGGGAAGGAAGACCCCCAGAAGATCATTATATTCCCAAGGTTGTTCCAGGACTTCCCCAAAGTCCTACCAAGCTTGCTACACACAATCTAGTCATCCCAATAATCAGAATGCTGCCTCCATTTATTCGAACGTCCAAGCTCCCGTATACCAAAGTCTACCCCTCAATTACCAAAGTCCATCTCTAATTTACCCAAATCATTCTCCATCCTACCAAATTATATCTCCTTACCAGGGTGTGTCTCCCAACTGCGGTAACGTACAGTCGAGCTACCGAGCACCCCCtcctgttcatcaaatccaagCTCCACTATACCAAAATTCTCCTCCGAATTACCTAGATCCATCTCCAAATTACCAAACAAATCCATATCGCAGAAGCCAAGCTCCTCGTCCAAATACCAGAAGTTATCAACAGGTACCTCCTCATCAACAAGGCAGTTATGACCCTCCCCAACCCAGATTTGAGAAGAGGCCTTCAGGAAACTTTACTGCGCTTGCTGAAAGCCGGACGAAACTATATGAGAGACTGGTAACGAATGGATACATCCACCCTATGGGGCCCAAACCCATGGATGTCAATTCAAAATTCTATAAACCTGATCAGAGATatgcttatcattccaacagcGTTGGGCATGACAATAAAGATtgtatcaacctcaagcacaaaATTCAGGATCTGATTGATCAAGAGGTAGTCTCTCTCCAACCGGCAGCACCAAATGTCAAAATTAACCCATTGTCGAATCATGGAGGCAGCAATGTCAATATGATTCAGACAGATAAAGACTGGTGTGGAACGAAGAATATTACTCCCATCATTCACGATGATTTAGAAAGGGTTGTCGCTTCTTTAAGCTTCAAAGAGAAGAGAGAGTTTGTTATTTTGACACCTGCAAAggctgttgccttggtgccGTCAGAAACTCTCGCCAAGCCTaagtttgttatttaa
- the LOC101263225 gene encoding pentatricopeptide repeat-containing protein At2g18940, chloroplastic → MEGSLFPNRPILPIQSTKPTPLPPTQRLKLNPTTTTSPLPPLKQQQQQTPSSSTSTSFPLDSLLQHLLHVSSSNPPRTVKSSRISNTHLSTLPVSLENDDTLFGNTRVTVPKMESFDDGSLEFLPLNCKLMIDSILERPLSHMTEFFDSVKLELLEVDLMSLLKGLDVLGKWDRAILLFEWAVLNIHVENEKLDSQVIEFMVKVLGRESQHLVTSKLFDVIPFEDYSLDVRAWTTVLHAYSRIGKYDKAIALFEYVKEKGLSVTLVTYNVMLDVYGKKGRSWNNILLLLDEMTSNGLEFDEFTCSTVIAACGREGLLEEAKEFFDVLKRKGYVPGTVTYNSLLQVFGKAGIYSEALRVLKEMEENNCPPDSVTYNELVAAYVRAGFLEEGAALIGTMTQKGVMPNAITYTTVIDAYGKAGKEDKALSFFKQMKQAGCVPNVCTYNAIIGMLGKKSRVEEMMDMISDMKLNGCAPNRITWNTMLAMCGNRGMQKYVNHVFHEMKSCGFEPDRDTFNTLIRAYGRCDSDFNAAKMYDEMIQSGFTPCVTTYNALLNALARRGDWRAAESVFSDMKSKGFKPSETTYSLMLHCYSKGGNVRGVERIAKEIYDGHIFPSWMLLRTLILANFKCRSLMGMERAFQELQKNGYRPDLVIFNSMLSIFARNKLYDRAHEVLHLIRENGLQPDLVTYNSLMDMYARAGECWKAEEILNRLQKNGGKPDLVSYNTVIKAFCRQGRMEEAIRVFSQMTEKGIRPCIVTYNTFMAGFAARGMFSEVNELISYMIQHKCRPNELTYKTIVDGYCKAKRYQDAMDFVLNIKEKDNTFDEESLQRFASRVRENMES, encoded by the coding sequence ATGGAAGGTTCTCTCTTCCCTAATAGACCAATCTTGCCAATCCAATCAACAAAACCAACACCTTTACCACCAACCCAGCGCCTCAAATTGAATCCCACCACCACCACTTCCCCTCTCCCACCTCTCaaacaacagcagcaacaaaccccttcttcttctacttctacTTCTTTCCCTCTTGATTCTCTTCTCCAACATCTTCTTCATGTTTCATCTTCAAATCCTCCAAGAACTGTTAAATCTTCAAGAATTAGCAATACCCATTTGTCTACTCTTCCTGTTTCTTTGGAAAATGATGACACCCTTTTTGGGAATACGAGGGTTACTGTTCCCAAAATGGAATCTTTTGATGATGGGTCACTTGAATTTCTCCCTCTTAACTGTAAGTTAATGATTGATTCAATTCTTGAACGCCCTCTTTCTCATATGACTGAATTCTTTGATTCTGTGAAACTTGAGTTGCTTGAAGTTGATTTGATGAGTCTTTTGAAAGGCTTAGATGTTTTAGGCAAATGGGATAGAGCTATTTTGTTGTTTGAATGGGCTGTTTTGAACATTCATGTTGAAAATGAAAAGCTAGATAGTCAAGTTATTGAATTTATGGTGAAGGTTTTGGGTAGGGAATCACAGCATTTGGTGACGTCGAAACTGTTTGATGTTATTCCATTCGAAGATTACTCTCTTGATGTCCGAGCGTGGACAACTGTTCTACATGCTTATTCTAGGATTGGCAAGTATGACAAGGCAATTGCATTGTTTGAATATGTGAAAGAGAAGGGTTTATCTGTCACTTTGGTAACTTATAATGTTATGTTAGATGTTTATGGTAAAAAGGGTAGGTCTTGGAACAATATTTTACTGCTTTTAGATGAAATGACAAGTAACGGGCTTGAATTTGACGAGTTCACTTGTAGCACGGTTATTGCTGCTTGTGGAAGGGAAGGGTTGTTGGAGGAAGCGAAAGAGTTTTTTGATGTATTGAAGAGAAAGGGTTATGTTCCGGGAACAGTTACTTACAATTCTTTACTCCAAGTCTTTGGTAAGGCTGGAATTTACTCGGAGGCATTGCGCGTTCTGAAAGAAATGGAGGAGAATAACTGCCCACCTGATTCGGTGACCTATAATGAGCTTGTGGCAGCTTATGTGAGGGCAGGCTTCCTTGAAGAAGGAGCTGCACTTATAGGCACAATGACACAAAAAGGTGTAATGCCGAATGCTATCACTTATACAACAGTGATAGATGCCTATGGTAAGGCAGGGAAGGAGGACAAAGCCTTGAGCTTTTTCAAGCAAATGAAACAAGCAGGGTGTGTTCCTAATGTCTGTACATATAACGCAATCATTGGGATGCTGGGAAAGAAATCTCGAGTAGAAGAGATGATGGACATGATCTCTGATATGAAATTAAATGGATGTGCCCCAAACCGTATTACTTGGAATACAATGCTTGCAATGTGTGGTAATAGGGGAATGCAAAAATATGTAAATCACGTTTTCCATGAGATGAAAAGCTGTGGTTTTGAGCCTGATAGAGACACATTTAATACTTTGATTCGTGCTTATGGAAGGTGTGATTCTGATTTTAATGCTGCAAAGATGTACGATGAGATGATCCAATCAGGATTCACTCCGTGTGTCACAACATACAATGCGCTTCTTAATGCCCTTGCTCGTCGAGGTGATTGGAGAGCAGCTGAATCTGTTTTCTCAGACATGAAAAGTAAGGGCTTTAAGCCCAGTGAAACTACTTACTCTTTGATGCTCCACTGCTATTCCAAGGGAGGGAACGTGAGAGGTGTGGAGAGAATCGCAAAGGAAATTTATGATGGTCATATTTTTCCTAGTTGGATGCTTTTGAGAACCCTCATTCTTGCAAATTTCAAGTGTAGATCTCTCATGGGTATGGAGAGAGCATTTCAGGAACTACAGAAAAATGGATACAGGCCAGATTTGGTCATATTTAACTCCATGCTTTCCATATTTGCAAGGAACAAGCTATATGACCGTGCTCATGAGGTGCTGCATTTAATTAGGGAGAATGGTCTGCAGCCAGATCTTGTTACATATAATAGTTTAATGGATATGTATGCTAGAGCCGGTGAATGTTGGAAAGCTGAGGAAATCCTTAATCGACTGCAGAAGAATGGAGGAAAGCCAGACCTTGTATCATATAACACTGTCATCAAAGCGTTCTGCAGACAAGGTCGTATGGAGGAGGCCATACGAGTTTTCTCCCAGATGACAGAAAAAGGAATCCGACCTTGCATTGTTACATATAATACATTTATGGCTGGATTTGCAGCTCGAGGAATGTTCTCTGAGGTAAATGAATTGATCAGTTATATGATCCAGCACAAGTGCAGACCAAATGAGCTAACATACAAGACTATTGTTGATGGTTATTGTAAAGCAAAAAGATACCAAgatgcaatggattttgtgttgaatattaaagaaaaagataacaCCTTTGATGAGGAATCTTTGCAACGATTTGCTTCTCGAGTTAGGGAAAATATGGAATCATGA